The genomic window TCACCGCCGCGGCCTGCCCGTGCGCGGTCAGCGCACCAAGACCAACGCCCGCACCCGCAAAGGTCCGAAAAAGACCGTTGCCGGGAAGAAAAAGGCCACGAGGAAGTAAGCCATGGCGAAACCCACCAAAGGCAAGGCTCCGCGCCGCTCCCGGCGCAACATCAGCGCTGGTCGCGCCTACGTGCACGCCAGCTACAACAACACTATCGTCACCATCACCGACCTCGACGGCAACTCGGTGGCGTGGTCTTCGGGCGGCACCATCGGCTACAAGGGCAGCAAGAAGGGCACCCCCTACGCTGCTCAGCTCGCCGCCGCCGACGCCGTGAAGAAGGCCCAGACCTCCTTCGGCATGGCCGCCGTGGACGTGATCGTGCGTGGGAGCGGCTCGGGCCGTGAACAGGCGATCCGCGCCATCCAGGCTTCGGGCATCGAAGTCCGCAGCATCATGGACGACAGCCCCGTGCCTCACAACGGCTGCCGCCCCAAGAAGAAGTTCCGCGCCTAACGCGCACGCGCGCGCCCACCTGCCCCGTTTCCGTTGCTGCTTAGCAGCGTAAGCCCCACCACAGGCGAGGAAACGGGCACCAGAGGGCCGCAAGACCCAGTGCTGCTGACCCCGTAAGGGCAGCGCACTGTGACAAGGAGTTATGACATGGGTCGTTTCCGTGGTTCCATCACCAAGCAAAGCCGCCGCGAAGGGATTAACCTCGCGGAGACTGAAAAGGTTCAGAAGTACCTGGACCGCCGCCCCTACGGCCCCGGCCAGCACGGTCAGCGCCGCAAGGGCCGCCCCAGCGACTACAGCGTGCGTCTGCGCGAAAAGCAGAAGCTCGCCCGTCTGTACGGCATGAACGAAAAGCAGTTCCGTAACCTCTTCGAGGAAGCGTCGAACGTGCCCGGCGTGACCGGCACCGTGTTCCTGCAACTGCTGGAGCGCCGCCTGGACAACGTCGTGTTCCGCATGGGCTTTGCCAGCACCCGCCGCCAGGCCCGTCAGTTCGTGGGCCACGGCCACATCCTGGTCAACGGCAAGAAAGTGGACATCGCCAGCTACCGCGTGAAAATCGGCGACGAGATCAGCGTGGCTGAAGGCAGCCGCAGCATGGGCTTCATCCAGGAAAACATGGACGCCCAAAAGCGCCGCCGCGTGAGCCCCTGGATCGAAATGGATCAGGACAACTTCAAGGGCACCTTCTCGCGCCTCCCCGCACGTGAAGACCTCGCCCTGCCGATCAACGAAAACTTCATCATCGAGTACTACTCGCGCTAAATCAGGAGGTTCCAGTGGAGCAAAAGCGCCCTCAACTCAAGGCCCGCGTGGACGGCGACTACGGCGAATTCGTGCTGGAGCCGCTCGCGCGTGGTTACGGCGTCACCATCGGGAACCCTATCCGGCGCATCCTGATGTCCTCGATTCCCGGCACCGCCGTGACGAGCGTCTACATCGAGGATGTGCTGCACGAATTCAGCACCATTCCCGGCGTCCGGGAAGATGTGATTCGCCTGATTCTCAACCTCAAGGAACTGGTCGTGAAGTTTCACGCCCCCGGTCCCAAAACCCTGACCCTGCGTGCGCAGGGCGAGGGTGAGGTTCGCGCCAGCGCGTTTGAAGTGCCCACCGACGCCGAAATCGTCAACCCTGACCTCGTCATCGCCAACCTTGCCGAAGACGGCAAACTGGTGATGGAAGTGCGGGTCGAGGAAGGCGAAGGGTACGTGTCGGCGGACAAGCACGCCACCAAGGACCGCATCAACTCGATTCCGGTCGACGCGATGTTCAGCCCGGTGCGGCGTGTCGCCTACCACGTGGAAAACACCCGCGTGGGGCAGCAGACCGACCTGGACCGCCTGATTC from Deinococcus radiodurans R1 = ATCC 13939 = DSM 20539 includes these protein-coding regions:
- the rpsK gene encoding 30S ribosomal protein S11; translation: MAKPTKGKAPRRSRRNISAGRAYVHASYNNTIVTITDLDGNSVAWSSGGTIGYKGSKKGTPYAAQLAAADAVKKAQTSFGMAAVDVIVRGSGSGREQAIRAIQASGIEVRSIMDDSPVPHNGCRPKKKFRA
- the rpsD gene encoding 30S ribosomal protein S4, translating into MGRFRGSITKQSRREGINLAETEKVQKYLDRRPYGPGQHGQRRKGRPSDYSVRLREKQKLARLYGMNEKQFRNLFEEASNVPGVTGTVFLQLLERRLDNVVFRMGFASTRRQARQFVGHGHILVNGKKVDIASYRVKIGDEISVAEGSRSMGFIQENMDAQKRRRVSPWIEMDQDNFKGTFSRLPAREDLALPINENFIIEYYSR
- a CDS encoding DNA-directed RNA polymerase subunit alpha, whose product is MEQKRPQLKARVDGDYGEFVLEPLARGYGVTIGNPIRRILMSSIPGTAVTSVYIEDVLHEFSTIPGVREDVIRLILNLKELVVKFHAPGPKTLTLRAQGEGEVRASAFEVPTDAEIVNPDLVIANLAEDGKLVMEVRVEEGEGYVSADKHATKDRINSIPVDAMFSPVRRVAYHVENTRVGQQTDLDRLILRVWTDGSAGPQEALDKAVEILRDELSVFGNVEPMPALESSYAAATPAAVYDPATATLPASVYDSPRQPDLGSLSINPQPFPTDQDTPRVTLEGLGLTTRVLHSLKEEGIDSVDALCALSDRDLKKVPGIGERSLDEIKQQLAQFGLALRD